One window of Trichoderma breve strain T069 chromosome 3, whole genome shotgun sequence genomic DNA carries:
- a CDS encoding RNA recognition motif domain-containing protein — protein MTDKLPPNLLALFAARPPLRWVEPSDHAPEKRRTAPIGGLAAFLPELQKYKETDDYKPTESWLEMRDRKKREQKEAAASLVTEGPKQFKPNEDPNIRGDAFKTLIVARLSYDADERDLEREFGRFGPIERIRIIVDTHAHEKPNKKKKPHRGYAFVVFEREKDMRAALDACDGIRIKDRRIKVDVERGRTAKNWLPRRLGGGLGGRGYTRAMPSRPGGPGGFGGGGGGGGGGFRGGFKGGFEGGRGGRGGFRGGFGGGRGGFRGGGDFGPRGGDRNGGFGAPNGAPSGPGGFDRRNGGDRGFSGGGYESRGGRSYDDRSGGHRDGGGRYGDRDRGDRGDRDRDRERGDRGDRGDRDREGRRTGSNMEPIGRREGGYRDRDRDYDRPRDDDSRKRGYEGGGYEDPRKLRRY, from the exons ATGACCGACAAGCTCCCCCCTAACTTGTTGGCGCTCTTTGCCGCGCGACCGCCGCTGCGATGGGTAGAACCCTCTGACCATGCGCCTGAGAAGCGCAGGACAGCTCCCATTGGTGGCCTCGCCGCTTTTCTGCCCGAGCTGCAGAAGTACAAGGAGACGGATGACTACAAGCCTACCGAGAGCTGGCTGGAGATGCGCGATCGGAAAAAGCGAGAGCagaaggaggctgctgcaagcTTGGTGACCGAGGGACCAAAACAAT TCAAACCCAACGAGGATCCCAACATCCGTGGCGATGCCTTCAAGACTCTCATTGTTGCCCGTCTCAGCTACGACGCTGATGAGCGTGATTTGGAAAGGGAGTTTGGACGGTTTGGTCCCATTGAACGT ATTCGCATTATTGTTGATACCCATGCCCACGAGAAGCctaataagaagaagaagccacaCAGGGGTTACGCATTTGTCGTTTTTGAGCGCGAGAAAGACATGAGAG CTGCCCTGGATGCTTGCGATGGTATTCGCATTAAAGACAGGCGCATCAAGGTGGATGTTGAACGCGGCAGGACTGCCAAGAACTGGCTGCCTCGCAGGTTAGGTGGCGGCCTCGGTGGCCGAGGCTATACTAGAGCAATGCCCTCTCGTCCTGGCGGTCCTGGAGGctttggaggaggaggaggcggaggcggcggcggcttccGTGGCGGCTTCAAGGGAGGATTCGAaggtggccgaggaggccgaggcggTTTCCGTGGAGGCTTTGGTGGTGGCCGTGGAGGTTTCCGAGGAGGCGGTGACTTTGGCCCCCGAGGAGGCGACCGAAACGGCGGCTTTGGAGCGCCCAACGGAGCGCCATCCGGTCCTGGAGGATTCGACCGACGAAATGGAGGTGACAGGGGCTTCTCCGGTGGTGGGTATGAGTCTCGTGGTGGACGCTCATATGATGACAGATCCGGCGGTCACCGAGATGGCGGCGGTCGATATGGTGATCGTGATCGTGGCGACCGCGGTGACCGCGATCGTGACCGAGAACGTGGTGACCGAGGAGACCGTGGCGACCGAGACCGCGAAGGACGCCGTACTGGCAGCAACATGGAACCCATTGGCCGCAGAGAAGGTGGGTATCGTGACAGGGACAGGGACTACGATCGCCCTCGCGACGATGACAGCCGGAAACGAGGATACGAAGGCGGTGGCTACGAAGATCCCCGGAAACTGCGTCGCTACTAA
- a CDS encoding triosephosphate isomerase domain-containing protein: MARKFFVGGNFKMNGSISSIKEIVENLNKATLDPNVEVVISPSYLHLLLVRENLREGLEVASQNVYDKPNGAFTGEVSVSQLKDSGINWTILGHSERRTILRESDEVVALKTKYATENGVSVIWCCGESLEEREAGKTIDVVSKQLAALKAQISDWSKIVIAYEPIWAIGTGKVATTEQAQEVHKAIREWLKTNVSDKVADETRILYGGSVNEKNCGELSKQADIDGFLVGGASLKPAFVDIINCLKQ, translated from the exons ATGGCTCGCAAGTTCTTCGTCGGCGGCAACTTCAAGAT GAACGggtccatctcgtccatcaaggagattgtcgagAACCTGAACAAGGCTACTCTCGACCCCAATGTCG AGGTCGTCATCTCTCCTTCCTACctgcatctcctcctcgtccgcGAGAACCTCCGCGAGGGCCTCGAAGTTGCCTCCCAGAACGTCTACGACAAGCCCAATGGCGCTTTCACCGGCGAAGTCTCCGTCTCGCAGCTCAAGGACAGCGGCATCAACTGGACCATCCTGGGCCACTCCGAGCGCCGCACCATTCTCCGTGAGAGCGACGAGGTTGTCGCCCTCAAGACCAAGTACGCCACTGAGAACGGCGTCAGTGTGATCTGGTGCTGCGGAGAGTCCCTGGAGGAGCGTGAGGCCGGCAAGACCATCGATGTCGTCAGCAAACAGCTCGCCGCTCTCAAGGCCCAGATCTCTGACTGGTCTAAGATCGTCATCGCCTATGAGCCCATCTGGGCCATTGGCACTGGCAAGGTTGCCACCACTGAGCAAGCTCAGGAGGTCCACAAGGCCATCCGGGAGTGGCTCAAGACCAACGTTAGCGACAAGGTCGCTGACGAGACCCGTATCCTTTACGGCGGCAGCGTCAACGAGAAGAACTGCGGCGAGCTCAGCAAGCAGGCCGATATTGACggcttcctcgtcggcggTGCTTCCCTCAAGCCTGCCT TTGTTGACATCATCAACTGCCTGAAGCAGTAA
- a CDS encoding pumilio-family RNA binding repeat domain-containing protein: MPSSSAEKAQQQPVGSGSGFPSANLYPSKNIWSSFPQTNRDRAAGSKDSEENPTGSSALHANSEADVWGSNSKPWGTENPARSVSNSPGRARDAGIPNASGFYANHHPSAIGMKKESLGAPGTFVDETEAAFAFAAAAQKRGPQDAAYMDPMAAFAQARDASLPPSRQSQGSPAYAEIYQGSGHTPSNSIHSTRQHPLSFPQVANQRAFSLNRQVDDDLSLRMARQITINGSPGSQAFNPASVPFHSNPATLPWMGETGASRIGNGLEFGTADPLLLSSVRRPSLDRVSPAPGSTYRLDSGSSSRAFAPGADAWMSRPSSRGQRTAEHERRPSGQQFAGANGYPNPQFYQNHQFGYSQIANQYSPSYPEAYTQNFRPIMPNYPVPSIHPGYPLNSMTPIRPSRDQDPSKGMRSALLDEFRVNGNKSNKRYELRDIYNHAVEFSGDQHGSRFIQQKLESANSDEKEQIFREIEPNALQLMKDVFGNYVVQKFFEYGSQLQKKILAEKMKGKVVDLSVQVYACRVVQKALEHILVEQQAELTRELEPEILRVIKDQNGNHVVQKIIELVPRQYIDFIMNAVRGQVTPLASHAYGCRVIQRLLEYGTEADKAEIMGELHASAQILITDQYGNYVAQHVIQNGEPEDRERIIQLVMGQLLTLSKHKFASNVVEKCIEYGTPAQRTTIREQLTTTGPDGNNPLQQMMRDQFGNYVIQKMLGQLQGEERDLLVEEIKPQFYSLKKSVASRQIQALEKLLGLSGSKSESSTHPQTSSPPSTHASAVGVPSTDATDKGSSNPIHGVSVQVQDAE, encoded by the exons ATGCCCTCTAGTTCTGCCGAAAAGGCCCAGCAACAGCCCGTAGGCTCGGGCTCGGGCTTTCCAAGCGCCAACCTCTATCCAAGCAAAAACATTTGGTCGTCCTTCCCTCAGACCAACCGAGATCGTGCTGCGGGATCCAAAG ATTCAGAAGAAAATCCCACTGGCTCGAGCGCTCTCCACGCCAATTCCGAGGCCGATGTCTGGGGCTCCAACTCCAAGCCCTGGGGCACAGAGAACCCTGCCCGCTCCGTCAGCAACTCTCCCGGCCGAGCACGAGATGCAGGCATTCCGAATGCCTCTGGCTTTTATGCGAATCATCACCCGTCAGCCATTGGCATGAAGAAGGAGTCTTTGGGCGCTCCCGGCACCTTTGTTGATGAGACGGAGGCAGCATTCgcctttgctgctgccgctcaGAAGCGAGGCCCCCAAGATGCAGCCTACATGGATCCCATGGCAGCCTTTGCACAGGCTCGAGATGCTAGCCTTCCGCCCTCTCGACAGTCGCAAGGCTCTCCAGCCTATGCTGAAATATATCAGGGCAGCGGCCATACTCCCAGCAACTCCATCCACTCGACCAGACAGCACCCTCTATCTTTCCCCCAAGTAGCGAATCAGCGAGCATTCAGCCTCAACAGACAAGTCGATGACGATCTCTCCTTGAGAATGGCCCGTCAGATCACCATCAACGGTTCGCCCGGTAGCCAGGCATTTAACCCTGCCTCCGTGCCATTCCATTCCAACCCCGCCACCTTGCCGTGGATGGGCGAGACCGGCGCCTCTAGGATTGGAAACGGCCTCGAGTTTGGCACAGCAGATCCTCTGCTGCTTTCTAGTGTAAGGCGCCCTTCTCTCGATAGAGTCTCGCCGGCGCCCGGCTCGACCTACCGCTTGGACTCGGGTTCTAGCTCAAGAGCTTTCGCTCCGGGTGCAGATGCTTGGATGAGCAGGCCATCCTCACGAGGCCAGCGGACGGCCGAGCATGAGCGGAGGCCCTCAGGCCAACAGTTTGCTGGTGCGAACGGCTACCCAAACCCGCAGTTTTACCAAAACCACCAGTTTGGTTATAGCCAAATCGCCAACCAGTATTCACCTTCTTATCCAGAGGCGTATACACAAAACTTCCGCCCCATCATGCCCAACTATCCCGTCCCCTCGATTCATCCTGGGTATCCACTCAACTCCATGACGCCAATTCGGCCCTCCCGAGACCAAGATCCCAGCAAAGGCATGCGCAGTGCCCTACTGGATGAGTTCCGtgtcaacggcaacaagTCCAACAAGCGCTACGAGCTTAGGGACATTTATAACCACGCTGTGGAGTTCAGTGGAGATCAGCATGGCTCGAGATTCATCCAGCAGAAACTGGAATCTGCGAACAGTGATGAAAAGGAGCAGATATTCCGCGAGATTGAGCCCAACGCCCTTCAACTCATGAAAGACGTCTTTGGCAATTACGTCGTGCAGAAGTTCTTTGAATACGGAAGCCAGCTTCAGAAGAAAATCTTGGCggaaaagatgaaggggAAGGTGGTTGATCTTTCAGTCCAAGTTTACGCCTGTCGTGTCGTCCAGAAG GCCCTTGAGCACATCCTGGTCGAACAACAGGCCGAGCTGACACGGGAACTGGAACCTGAGATCTTGCGCGTAATCAAAGATCAGAACGGCAACCACGTTGTCCAGAAGATTATTGAACTTGTCCCGAGACAGTATATTGACTTTATTATGAATGCTGTGCGTGGCCAAGTGACGCCCCTGGCTTCTCACGCGTATGGCTGCCGAGTCATACAACGGCTGCTGGAATATGGAACCGAGGCCGACAAAGCGGAGATTATGGGTGAACTACATGCTTCAGCTCAGATCCTCATTACAGACCAGTACGGCAACTATGTCGCTCAGCACGTCATCCAGAACGGCGAACCAGAGGATCGCGAGAGGATCATTCAGCTTGTCATGGGCCAGCTCCTCACCCTTTCTAAGCATAAATTTGCGTCCAATGTTGTGGAGAAGTGCATTGAGTACGGCACACCAGCGCAGCGCACGACCATTCGAGAGCAGCTGACAACTACCGGACCCGATGGAAACAACCCactgcagcagatgatgagagacCAGTTTGGAAATTATGTTATTC AAAAGATGCTGGGTCAGCTACAGGGTGAAGAGAGGGACCTCTTGGTTGAGGAGATTAAACCCCAATTTTACAGTCTCAAGAAGAGTGTGGCCTCTCGACAGATTCaggcgctggagaagctcCTTGGATTGAGTGGCTCCAAGAGCGAATCATCTACTCA CCCGCAAACCAGCAGCCCACCCAGCACTCATGCCAGCGCAGTCGGAGTCCCATCCACTGATGCCACAGACAAAGGTTCAAGCAACCCTATCCACGGAGTGTCTGTGCAGGTGCAAGATGCCGAGTAG
- a CDS encoding ribosomal protein l10 domain-containing protein yields the protein MPKSKRAKVVHLTQVAKKTREQKDQLFQNIREQVPEYQHCIVFNVDNMRNNYLKDVRRELSDSRLFFGKTKLMAKALGQTAEEAIVPGIEGLAPHITGTVGLLLTNRPVDTVLDYLNSISPVDFARAGVTASRTFTIPPGVVYATAGEVPKENDIPLQHTIEPELRRLGVPTRMVKGKVVLGDENGEGEGYTICKEGEVLDSRQTRLLKLFDVCLSEFRVKVLAYWSAATNEVTEIDQAAMDGVEEEE from the exons ATGCCCAAGTCCAAGCGCGCGAAGGTCGTCCACCTCACCCAGGTCGCCAAAAAGACCCGTGAGCAAAAGGACCAGCTGTTCCAAAACATTCGAGAGCAGGTTCCCGAGTACCAGCACTGCATTGTCTTCAACGTGGATAACATGCGCAACAACTACCTCAAGGATGTCCGCCGCGAGCTCTCCGACAGCCG ACTCTTCTTCGGCAAGACAAAACTTATGGCCAAGGCCCTCGGCCAAACCGCCGAGGAAGCCATCGTCCCCGGCATCGAGGGCCTCGCACCGCACATCACTGGCACCGTCGGCCTCCTCCTGACCAATCGCCCCGTGGACACCGTCCTCGACTacctcaacagcatctccccCGTGGACTTTGCCCGCGCCGGCGTCACCGCCTCCCGCACCTTCACCATCCCTCCCGGCGTCGTGTACGCCACGGCCGGCGAGGTCCCCAAGGAGAACGACATCCCGCTGCAGCACACCATTGAGCCCGAGCTGCGGAGGCTGGGCGTCCCTACGAGAATGGTCAAGGGCAAGGTCGTTCTGGGCGACGAGAatggtgagggtgagggttATACGATCTGCAAGGAGGGCGAGGTGCTCGATTCACGGCAGACTAGGCTGTTGAAGCTCTTTGATGTCTGTCTGAGCGAGTTCAGAGTCAAGGTTCTGGC ATACTGGAGCGCTGCGACCAACGAGGTAACAGAGATTGACCAGGCCGCCATGGATGgcgtcgaggaggaggagtaa
- a CDS encoding nnf1 domain-containing protein, with protein MATTSQPPSQAPASSTSAQTSTPMETDEATPDPTTQDSHPEAPNNDAQAQAETQQQQLSQQPVVPGPRASRLQELYAQSLKRTLGKLKWDNFAACYPTVASRAEPVLKQVQAQMVEKLGEKCEKEFESILVTRQVVPKLNDLETLISEATHRRISAPPDAPKPTPPHLLPAKDILSAHLAPSLASHQSLLNARLQTAQSHNAILYEQIQSQRAEIEKLLDSLEATVGDVKSANAALEPVVAQLAREAREADKTVSEEE; from the exons ATGGCAACAACATCACAACCTCCCTCCCAAGCTccagcatcgtcaacatCAGCGCAAACATCCACCCCCATGGAAACCGACGAAGCAACACCAGACCCGACGACACAAGATAGCCATCCCGAGGCCCCCAACAACGACGCCCAAGCTCAAGCGGAAacacaacagcaacaactcTCCCAGCAGCCCGTCGTCCCCGGCCCCCGCGCCTCCCGCCTGCAGGAGCTCTACGCGCAGAGCCTCAAGCGCACGCTGGGCAAGCTCAAATGGGACAACTTCGCGGCGTGCTACCCGACGGTGGCGAGCAGGGCCGAGCCGGTGCTGAAGCAGGTCCAGGCGCAGATggtggagaagctgggcgaGAAGTGCGAG AAGGAATTTGAAAGCATACTCGTAACGAGACAAGTCGTCCCCAAGCTCAACGACCTGGAAACTCTCATCAGCGAAGCCACCCACCGGCGCATTTCAGCACCCCCCGACGCCCCCAAACCAACTCC ACCCCATCTCCTCCCCGCAAAAGACATCCTCTCCGCCCATCTCGCCCCCTCCCTCGCCTCCCACCAATCCCTGCTCAACGCCCGCCTCCAAACCGCGCAGTCCCACAACGCCATACTGTACGAGCAGATTCAAAGCCAGCGCGCCGAAATCGAAAAGCTGCTCGACTCGCTGGAAGCCACCGTCGGGGACGTCAAGAGCGCGAACGCGGCGCTGGAGCCCGTAGTGGCGCAATTGGCTAGGGAGGCGAGGGAGGCGGACAAGACGGTTTCGGAGGAGGAATAG
- a CDS encoding mitochondrial ribosomal protein l51 / s25 / CI-B8 domain-containing protein, producing the protein MTVKALRVIADGKNGLGAFVLQCKKLDLHYCDWAGSSKGMNGFIKSLLPKFATANPQIEFAVSPRPGKHPVIIGHYINGRTKPICVRNLSPYEILQKVELLRDASGEKLRRTNKAVLSTKPSVRGIWSPYHGKGMAV; encoded by the exons ATGACGGTTAAGGCGCTCCGAGTCATTGCAGATGGCAAG AATGGCCTGGGGGCCTTTGTCCTTCAGTGCAAGAAACTGGACCTCCACTACTGCGACTGGGCGGGCAGCTCCAAGGGCATGAA CGGCTTCATCAAGTCACTGCTCCCCAAGTTCGCAACCGCCAACCCACAGATCGAGTTCGCCGTTTCCCCGCGACCCGGCAAGCATCCTGTCATTATCGGCCACTACATCAATGGACGGACAAAGCCAATCTGTGTGCGCAACCTCTCGCCGTACGAGATTCTTCAAAAGGTGGAACTGTTGAGAGATGCCAGCggagagaagctgaggcGGACGAACAAGGCTGTTCTCAGCACCAAGCCAAGTGTCAGAGGTATCTGGTCTCCGTACCACGGCAAGGGTATGGCTGTATAA
- a CDS encoding pleckstrin homology domain-containing protein: MDRRGSAGENGHSPTQSAPPLRRRLSMEEDMHYQRIMTLSQQRRPSHPPDYPDTDLPMMEREGDAAGGERSEKVEDKDQAPVKSSWLDRIKSRGKEARAAKVGEGLDDEGHDSSDIMVGGPEELPSYSSSIAIEGIFHKKHEIENTTKRAEDRQWHTVSVVLNGTALSIYNTKKDWGWGKARDGPSISPDNPPWIKRAKLEKTYSLLHADAGIAADYKKRRYVIRVRAETDQFLLSCIELSTFVKWLECLFAAIDVAAPIDERDFPRDMSIPRIQRIRWFRSQTGVVYPSTQPEIQQDPPPEAETSGSPDGTEQPPSSPPPLPTPTPAPSRPRPEEEAQSTEVLAPHLRIDPRNDPFHTMSTSSYPNPSIDPHTGKWFPEHQWSTAHDLLYAKLCYSNLLFRSPRKSNYIISKGKQWFVDWGTGRMVRVLPPAYGEIEYFGPWQVIHTENRRI, from the exons ATGGACCGCCGTGGCTCGGCCGGAGAGAATGGACACTCACCGACCCAGTCTGCGCCGCCTCTCCGGCGGCGTCTATCAATGGAGGAGGATATGCACTACCAGCGCATCATGACATTGTCTCAACAGCGGCGTCCATCACATCCACCAGACTATCCAGACACCGATCTACCCATGATGGAAAGAGAAGGGGATGCTGCCGGTGGAGAGAGGAGTGAGAAGGTTGAGGACAAGGACCAAGCACCCGTCAAGAGCAGCTGGTTGGATCGTATCAAGAGCAGAGGGAAAGAAGCTAGGGCTGCCAAGGTGGGCGAAGGTCTCGACGACGAAGGCCACGATAGCTCCGACATCATGGTTGGGGGCCCTGAAGAGCTTCCTAGCTACTCAAGCTCTATTGCCATCGAAGGCATATTTCACAAGAAACATGAGATCGAAAACACCACCAAAAGAGCCGAAGATCGACAGTGGCATACCGTCTCTGTCGTCCTCAACGGAACCGCCCTAAGTATCTACAACACCAAGAAAGACTGGGGCTGGGGCAAGGCACGCGATGGCCCTTCAATTAGTCCCGACAATCCCCCTTGGATTAAGAGAGCGAAACTCGAAAAGACGTATAGTCTTTTgcatgctgatgctggtaTCGCTGCCGACTACAAAAA ACGTCGTTACGTTATCCGAGTGCGAGCTGAAACAGACCagtttcttttgtcttgtaTCGAACTAAGCACGTTTGTCAAGTGGCTTGAGTGCTTGTTTGCGGCTATTGATGTTGCAGCCCCCATCGATGAGCGAGATTTCCCGCGCGACATGTCTATCCCTAGAATCCAGCGAATCCGATGGTTCCGCAGCCAAACAGGCGTCGTCTACCCAAGCACCCAGCCGGAAATTCAGCAAGACCCTCCTCCAGAGGCCGAGACCTCCGGTTCTCCTGATGGAACAGAGCAAccgccttcatctcctccgcctctACCGACACCGACGCCCGCGCCTTCAAGACCCCGcccggaggaagaggcacaGAGCACCGAAGTTCTAGCTCCCCACCTGAGAATCGATCCCAGGAATGACCCATTTCACACCATGAGCACATCCTCGTacccaaatccatccatcgaTCCTCATACGGGCAAATGGTTTCCCGAGCACCAGTGGTCAACTGCTCACGACCTTTTGTACGCCAAACTTTGCTACAGCAATCTACTGTTCCGAAGCCCCCGCAAATCGAATTATATCATTAGCAAAGGGAAGCAGTGGTTCGTCGACTGGGGCACCGGCAGAATGGTCCGCGTGCTCCCACCAGCTTATGGTGAGATAGAATATTTTGGCCCCTGGCAGGTCATTCATACCGAAAACAGAAGGATTTAG
- a CDS encoding nuclear transport factor 2 (NTF2) domain-containing protein — translation MATNGSFDQPAVTAGPADTSASGNNLSKDEVGWYFVEQYYTTLSKSPEKLHLFYGKRSQFVSGLEAEVANVSVGRQPIQERIKQLDFQDCKVRVSNVDSQASFDNIVIQVIGEISNKSGEPKKFVQTFVLAQQPSGYFVLNDILRYISEDEEEQPAAEAELEAPAAEPEVAAPEVPAPVEPESVEEEAKVEAVNADEIDQKLQEASKVNGTDAEEPVVAAEVAEAEPEKPAPIDAETAAKEVAEEEAKEVAELPKEPSPTPAAKAAPQPETAPAKPAAPAKPMTWASRAAAAAGPRPVVPLPKTATPPAAEQNKAPAPAAAPVAAQPAAAAAPAATPAATSAPVAPAAEAAKEASGWQTAGADSKRQNRPQSISANAAEKEGTMGYVKYVTEKVQDADLRSALAAFGELTYFDINRAKNCAFVEYKTVEGYQAALAGKNLTVNGENIVVEPRRPKTAGFAGGQNARGNFTGQVRGRGGAARGRGGAQVANA, via the exons ATGGCTACCAACGGATCATTCGACCAGCCCGCGGTTACAGCAGGCCCTGCTGATACGAGCGCTTCTGGAAACAACCTTTCCAAGGATGAGGTTGGCTGGTACTTTGTTGAGCAATACTACACCACTCTGAGCAAGTCGCCTGAAAAGCTGCAT CTTTTCTACGGTAAACGATCTCAATTTGTGTCTGGGctcgaggctgaggttgcCAACGTCTCTGTTGGTCGTCAG CCGATCCAAGAGCGTATCAAGCAGCTCGACTTCCAAGACTGCAAAGTCCGAGTCTCCAATGTCGATTCCCAAGCTTCATTTGACAACATTGTCATCCAAGTCATCGGCGAAATCTCAAACAAGTCCGGAGAACCCAAGAAGTTCGTGCAGACTTTCGTTCTCGCCCAGCAACCTTCCGGCTACTTTGTCCTCAATGACATCCTGAGGTACAtcagcgaagatgaggaggaacagcctgctgctgaagccgaGCTGGAGGCCCCTGCTGCCGAGCCTGAAGTGGCTGCTCCAGAGGTCCCTGCTCCAGTCGAGCCTGAGTCcgttgaggaggaggccaaggtgGAAGCCGTCAATGCTGACGAGATCGACCAGAAGCTCCAGGAGGCTTCCAAGGTCAACGGTACTGATGCTGAGGAacctgttgttgctgccgagGTCGCCGAGGCTGAGCCGGAGAAACCCGCCCCGATCGATGCTGAGACTGCCGCCAAGGAGGtcgccgaagaagaggctaAGGAGGTTGCTGAACTTCCCAAGGAGCCCAGTCCTACTcccgccgccaaggctgctcCTCAACCGGAGACTGCTCCTGCTAAGCCCGCTGCTCCTGCTAAGCCGATGACTTGGGCTAGCcgtgccgctgccgctgccggcCCGCGACCTGTTGTCCCTCTGCCCAAGACTGCCACTCCTCCCGCTGCCGAGCAGAACAAGGCTCCTGCTCCCGCAGCTGCCCCTGTGGCTGCCCAACccgcagcagctgctgcccCGGCAGCTACTCCTGCTGCTACCTCTGCTCCCGTTGCTCCCGCCGCTGAGGCTGCTAAGGAGGCTTCTGGGTGGCAGACTGCCGGCGCTGACTCTAAGCGCCAAAACCGACCCCAGTCTATTTCTGCCAATGCAGCCGAGAAGGAGGGCACAATGGGTTATGTCAAGTACGTCACGGAGAAGGTCCAGGATGCTGATCTTCGGAGCGCATTGGCCGCTTTTGGCGAGTTGACCTACTTCGACATCAACCGTGCTAAG AACTGTGCCTTTGTGGAGTACAAGACTGTTGAGGGTTATCAGGCCGCTCTGGCTGGCAAGAACCTCACCGTTAACGGCGAGAACATTGTTGTCGAGCCACGACGACCCAAGACCGCCGGCTTTGCTG GTGGCCAGAATGCTAGAGGCAACTTTACCGGCCAGGTTCGCGGACGAGGCGGTGCTGCCCGTGGCCGCGGTGGTGCCCAGGTTGCCAATGCTTAG